The following DNA comes from Archaeoglobaceae archaeon.
GACTTCTGCGGAGAGAAGGTTATGAATTGCTTGAGTTACTTGATACTAAGCCAAGATGCTTCGATCTTATAGCCAGAAAAGGAAAGCAAATTCTTTTAATTAAAGTTTTATACAACGTGGATTCTTTGAAGATCGAAACTGCCGAAGAGATGCGAAAAATAGCCAGACTCCTGAATGCAATTGCAATCGTGATAGGGGAGAAATTCAAATTCGATTTTCTCGAGAGGAGAGTTGTGTATTCAAGATACGACCTGCCCGTTATCAATCTTGCCACCTTTTATGATTACCTCCGCGGAGAACTTCCCTATATTTATTCTGCCCCCGGCGGTTATTACGTCAAGATAAACGCAGAGAAACTTCGAAAGGCTAGAGAGGCGATGGGGATAAGCATCGGGGATGCAGCAAAAAGGCTTGGGGTATCGAAAAGAACTGTAAAGAATTATGAAGAGGGGGCTGATGCAAGTGTTGAAGTTGCAATAAAGCTTGAAGAAGTCTTCGGTGACGTGGTAGAAAAAATAGACTTCTCGGAGTTCGTGCGTGGAGACGAGAAGGAGATTACAAAGGAAGAATTTGAAGAGAGTAACGAGATTATCGAAAAATTGAGAGAGATTGGTATTGCTGTTTATACTGTAAAGCACACGCCT
Coding sequences within:
- a CDS encoding transcriptional regulator, whose protein sequence is MQSLLMNTVIRLLRREGYELLELLDTKPRCFDLIARKGKQILLIKVLYNVDSLKIETAEEMRKIARLLNAIAIVIGEKFKFDFLERRVVYSRYDLPVINLATFYDYLRGELPYIYSAPGGYYVKINAEKLRKAREAMGISIGDAAKRLGVSKRTVKNYEEGADASVEVAIKLEEVFGDVVEKIDFSEFVRGDEKEITKEEFEESNEIIEKLREIGIAVYTVKHTPFDAISKVEDNDVIMGLKQVREIEKRAQIIGKVSQIVNIDAAYITERQMKKKVNSVVFVLKEELECLDSPDDFISLINEKREKYA